From a single Strix uralensis isolate ZFMK-TIS-50842 chromosome 25, bStrUra1, whole genome shotgun sequence genomic region:
- the TMEM222 gene encoding transmembrane protein 222 isoform X2 produces the protein MAEAEAKMKQFNGGGAGLDAERGRFPYCVVWTPIPVLTWLFPIIGHMGICTSTGVIRDFAGPYFVSEDNMAFGKPVKYWKLDPSKVYSTSPNAWDTAVHDASEEYKHRMHNLCCDNCHSHVALALNLMKYDNSTSWNMVKLCFFSLLYGKYVSIGGFVKTWLPFVLFLGLIVTVVLTLHLR, from the exons ATGGCGGAAGCGGAGGCCAAGATGAAGCAGTTCAATGGCGGCGGCGCCGGGCTGGACGCCGAGCGCGGCCGCTTTCCCTACTGCGTGGTGTGGACCCCCATCCCCGTCCTGAC ATGGCTCTTCCCGATCATTGGCCACATGGGTATCTGCACGTCGACCGGAGTCATTCGGGACTTCGCGGGGCCGTACTTTGTCTCG GAAGACAACATGGCATTCGGGAAGCCAGTGAA GTACTGGAAACTGGATCCCAGCAAAGTATACTCCACCAGTCCCAATGCTTGGGACACGGCCGTACACGATGCCTCGGAGGAGTACAAGCACCGAATG CACAACCTTTGCTGTGATAACTGCCATTCTCACGTGGCTCTGGCCTTAAACTTGATGAAATATGATAACAGCACCTCCTGGAACATGGTGAAGCTCTGCTTCTTCTCACTCCTGTATGGGAAGTATGTAAG CATAGGGGGATTTGTGAAGACCTGGCTTCCTTTTGTCCTCTTCTTGGGGCTGATCGTGACCGTTGTCCTCACACTTCATTTGCGGTGA
- the TMEM222 gene encoding transmembrane protein 222 isoform X1 — protein sequence MGLFWESGARPSLAGDVCRAGLQSLALSVTAATHSKIPEPDCPTDELALAIPCVFFFCSYLFRVSTRLCLALVHLLSSRSRVERANCACLSHATQLVVRPLQQSPGSMLHALGVSGGQIAQPDAWLVASVDGSSRSLATWVSARRPESFGTSRGRTLSRYWKLDPSKVYSTSPNAWDTAVHDASEEYKHRMHNLCCDNCHSHVALALNLMKYDNSTSWNMVKLCFFSLLYGKYVSIGGFVKTWLPFVLFLGLIVTVVLTLHLR from the exons ATGGGTTTGTTCTGGGAGAGCGGGGCTCGCCCTTCCCTGGCCGGGGACGTCTGTCGTGCAGGCCTTCAGAGTCTTGCACTCTCCGTAACTGCCGCCACTCACAGTAAAATCCCAGAGCCTGACTGCCCCACGGATGAGCTGGCTCTAGCTATTCCCTGCGTGTTTTTCTTTTGCTCGTACCTCTTCCGCGTCTCTACCCGTCTTTGCCTGGCTTTGGTTCACCTGCTTTCATCCCGCAGCCGCGTAGAACGCGCTAACTGTGCCTGTCTATCCCATGCTACGCAGTTGGTTGTACGGCCGCTCCAGCAGTCTCCCGGCAGCATGTTGCACGCGCTCGGTGTGAGCGGGGGGCAAATAGCTCAGCCTGACGCTTGGCTTGTTGCCTCGGTAGATGGCTCTTCCCGATCATTGGCCACATGGGTATCTGCACGTCGACCGGAGTCATTCGGGACTTCGCGGGGCCGTACTTTGTCTCG GTACTGGAAACTGGATCCCAGCAAAGTATACTCCACCAGTCCCAATGCTTGGGACACGGCCGTACACGATGCCTCGGAGGAGTACAAGCACCGAATG CACAACCTTTGCTGTGATAACTGCCATTCTCACGTGGCTCTGGCCTTAAACTTGATGAAATATGATAACAGCACCTCCTGGAACATGGTGAAGCTCTGCTTCTTCTCACTCCTGTATGGGAAGTATGTAAG CATAGGGGGATTTGTGAAGACCTGGCTTCCTTTTGTCCTCTTCTTGGGGCTGATCGTGACCGTTGTCCTCACACTTCATTTGCGGTGA
- the TMEM222 gene encoding transmembrane protein 222 isoform X3, with protein sequence MLHALGVSGGQIAQPDAWLVASVDGSSRSLATWVSARRPESFGTSRGRTLSRYWKLDPSKVYSTSPNAWDTAVHDASEEYKHRMHNLCCDNCHSHVALALNLMKYDNSTSWNMVKLCFFSLLYGKYVSIGGFVKTWLPFVLFLGLIVTVVLTLHLR encoded by the exons ATGTTGCACGCGCTCGGTGTGAGCGGGGGGCAAATAGCTCAGCCTGACGCTTGGCTTGTTGCCTCGGTAGATGGCTCTTCCCGATCATTGGCCACATGGGTATCTGCACGTCGACCGGAGTCATTCGGGACTTCGCGGGGCCGTACTTTGTCTCG GTACTGGAAACTGGATCCCAGCAAAGTATACTCCACCAGTCCCAATGCTTGGGACACGGCCGTACACGATGCCTCGGAGGAGTACAAGCACCGAATG CACAACCTTTGCTGTGATAACTGCCATTCTCACGTGGCTCTGGCCTTAAACTTGATGAAATATGATAACAGCACCTCCTGGAACATGGTGAAGCTCTGCTTCTTCTCACTCCTGTATGGGAAGTATGTAAG CATAGGGGGATTTGTGAAGACCTGGCTTCCTTTTGTCCTCTTCTTGGGGCTGATCGTGACCGTTGTCCTCACACTTCATTTGCGGTGA
- the MAP3K6 gene encoding mitogen-activated protein kinase kinase kinase 6, with amino-acid sequence MDQPAPTPEVPRPPPVTGSCWQDPLVVAGTTSRPVCGTRGRASGRRALSVVLVLGREEPAACPALPCLRQACRHLRARLHALRFDTLALGDAGTLDRFYNADVAVVELSDAVCQPSLFYHLGVRESFNMSHNILLCCQAELPPLQALQEDICQKNSDLCGSYTFIPYAVTPQNKVICCDTGAMKGLTELFQPSFEPEAAFTPLAARLVQLLEGIPTNSCGYFREMIRRDIRRAREMYRGEQLSRELARIQQRLDSVELLSLDIVVNLLLSYRDVQDYDAIVSLVETLQALPACAVAEQHNVRFHYAFALSRRNRAGDREKALSVLLPVVERGEGAAPDLLCLCGRIYKDMFIGSGLTDTETRDRALYWYNKAFEVEPSLHAGINAAVLLVAAGHQFETSVQLRQIGVKLSCLQGRKGSPGELRYYWDVGFCLGAGILANDLGKVIQASEKLYKLNAPGWYLVSVMETFLLYKHFQRSPQVPSTRQELADFWLGFLLEACQPFVATSHCPVLVLELSKVLRPARLALHGGTEEPTLTLALLCPTEEKVASSWTFTATDIRGVSICKSDERGCFLYVMHAEEDFQLYFPSQQHCQWFCDKIQSLLAEQAAGSEEVPSPTQPILEYSYEYSEAGERVVLGRGTYGVVYAGRCLSNQVRIAIKEIPERDSRYSQPLHEEIALHKHLRHRNIVQYLGSISQDGFIKIFMEEVPGGSLSSLLRSRWGPLKDNEPTIVFYTRQILDGLSYLHDNHIVHRDIKGDNVLINTYSGVLKISDFGTSKRLAGISPSAETFTGTLQYMAPEIINQGPWGYGKPADIWSLGCTVIEMATGKPPFYELGSPQAAMFKVGMFKMHPEVPESMSDKAKAFILRCFQADPAERATAAALLQEPFLTGARRARSQPVPPAGADLPHFGQQDGDVEGSDGSRGGSLARQDAPVRGTAGSPLLPGHHSEAASSRSSLGTAQSSDHSLRSSSPEESGAGFLLRKDSKRRATLHRVLTAEAPGIIAALEESQSTAGARLGSQHLAQLLSCLRSYIQCPSQHQLCQDLLALQSQLRAEGLSLPHLQAPLFAFQAAVRRVLRQHHIKPHWVFALDDAVSQAVQAAVPMLVRDLGPKASCLAGDSPKDTSDEDDPVPPRLSIPMSRPQRGSPNSGLSTNSGLSTWADPLPSLQASSALVAQLCHLRMETGRLLQELAEKEQEWQQLMQQVLLSGDGDTAIPSRPQCGGEHGEAPLGCFTPGQHCSSPSPQPPPRWADPLLLEWLQQHGTDVATTATLLSHNFTLRDLLGCATRDDLFYVGIRRGPAYRLWAAILEHRRTLTQREGGTPPPQGCDTAPGDPASRAPGLPPQRGWQDSDRGDIPGAGGCSGSSATPEEEVGVQHPEQ; translated from the exons ACGTGGCCGTGGTGGAGCTGAGCGACGCCGTCTGCCAGCCCTCCCTCTTCTACCACCTGGGCGTTCGCGAGAGCTTCAACATGTCCCACAAcatcctgctgtgctgccaggcCGAGCTGCCCCCCCTCCAGGCCCTGCAG gaAGACATCTGCCAGAAGAACTCG GACCTCTGCGGCAGCTACACCTTCATCCCCTATGCGGTCACCCCCCAGAACAAGGTCATCTGCTGCGACACCGGGGCCATGAAGGGCCTGACGGAGCTTTTCCAGCCCAGCTTCGAGCCGGAGGCTGCCTTCACCCCGCTGGCAGCCCGCCTCGTCCAACTGCTGGAGGGGATCCCCACCAACTCCTG CGGGTATTTCCGGGAGATGATCCGGCGGGATATCCGGCGGGCACGGGAGATGTACCGGGGGGAGCAGCTGAGCCGGGAGCTGGCCCGCATCCAGCAGCGCCTGGACAGCgtggagctgctcagcctggacATCGTGGTGAACCTCCTCCTCTCCTACCGCGACGTGCAG GATTACGATGCCATCGTCTCGCTGGTGGAGACCCTCCAGGCGCTGCCGGCCTGTGCCGTGGCCGAGCAGCACAACGTCCGCTTCCACTACGCCTTCGCCCTCAGCCG GCGTAACCGTGCCGGGGACCGGGAGAAGGCCCTGTCGGTGCTGCTGCCCGTGGTGgagcgcggggagggggctgcgccCGACCTCCTCTGCTTGTGTGGCCGCATCTACAAGGACATGTTCATCGGCTCCGGCCTCACCGACACCGAGACGAGGGACCGGGCTTTGTACTG GTACAACAAAGCCTTCGAGGTGGAGCCCAGCCTCCACGCAGGCATCAACGCCGCCGTCCTCCTCGTGGCTGCTGGTCACCAGTTTGAAACCTCCGTGCAGCTGCGGCAAATCG GGGTGAAGCTGAGCTGCCTCCAGGGTCGCAAGGGCAGCCCGGGGGAGCTGCGCTACTACTGGGACGTGGGGTTTTGCCTCGGAGCCGGCATCTTGGCCAACGACCTCGGCAAAGTCATCCAAGCCTCTGAGAAGCTCTACAAGCTCAACGCGCCAGGCTG GTACCTGGTCTCGGTCATGGAGACCTTCCTGCTCTACAAACACTTCCAGAGGAGCCCGCAGGTCCCCTCCACCCGGCAGGAGCTGGCTGATTTCTGGCTGGGCTTCCTCCTTGAGGCGTGCCAGCCCTTCGTTGCCACGTCGCACTGCCCG GTCCTGGTCCTGGAGCTCAGCAAGGTCCTGCGGCCGGCCCGACTGGCACTGCATGGTGGCACGGAGGAGCCCACCCTGACgcttgccctcctctgccccacGGAGGAG aaagtgGCATCGAGCTGGACCTTCACGGCCACGGACATCCGGGGTGTCAG CATCTGCAAGTCCGACGAACGGGGCTGCTTCCTCTACGTGATGCACGCGGAGGAGGATTTCCAGCTCTACTtcccctcccagcagcactgccagtg GTTCTGCGACAAGATCCAGTCCCTCCTCGCCGAGCAGGCAGCGGGCAGCGAGGAGGTGCCCAGCCCCACGCAGCCCATCCTGGAG TACAGCTACGAGTACTCGGAGGCGGGCGAACGGGTGGTCCTGGGCAGGGGGACGTACGGGGTCGTCTACGCTGGGCGCTGCCTCAGCAACCAAGTGCGCATCGCTATCAAGGAGATCCCAGAGCGGGACAGCCG GTACTCGCAGCCTTTGCACGAGGAGATCGCCTTGCACAAGCACCTGCGGCACAGGAACATCGTGCAGTACCTGGGCTCCATCAGCCAGGACGGCTTCATCAAGATCTTCATGGAGGAGGTGCCGGGAG GGAGCCTCTCGTCCCTGCTGCGCTCCAGGTGGGGACCCTTGAAGGACAACGAACCCACCATCGTCTTCTACACCCGCCAGATCCTCGACGGGCTCAGCTACCTCCACGATAACCACATCGTGCACCGCGACATCAAG GGAGACAACGTCCTCATCAACACGTACAGCGGGGTGCTGAAGATCTCCGACTTCGGTACTTCCAAGCGGCTGGCAGGCATCAGCCCCAGCGCCGAGACCTTCACGG GCACCCTGCAGTACATGGCCCCAGAAATCATCAACCAGGGGCCGTGGGGCTATGGGAAGCCTGCGGATATCTGGTCCTTGGGCTGCACCGTCATCGAGATGGCCACGGGCAAGCCCCCCTTCTAcgagctgggcagcccccaggccgCGATGTTCAAG GTGGGCATGTTCAAGATGCACCCGGAGGTGCCCGAGTCCATGTCGGACAAAGCCAAGGCGTTCATCCTGCGCTGCTTCCAGGCCGACCCGGCCGAGCGGGCGACGGCCGCCGCGCTGCTGCAGGAGCCCTTCCTCACTGGTGCCAGGAGGGCCCGGAGCCAGCCCGTGCCCCCGGCGGGGG CAGATCTCCCCCACTTCgggcagcaggatggggatgTGGAGGGCAGCGATGGGAGCAGGGGAGGCTCCTTGGCCAGGCAGGACGCCCCAGTGAGGGGCACAGCGGGCAGCCCCCTGCTCCCAGGCCACCACAGCGAGGCAGCCTCCAGCCGCAGCTCCTTGGG cactgcccagagCTCCGACCACAGCCTGCGTTCGTCCTCCCCCGAGGAGAGCGGGGCCGGGTTCCTCCTGCGGAAGGACAGCAAACGCCGGGCCACGCTGCACCGCGTCCTCACCGCCGAGGCACCGGGCATCATCGCCGCCTTGGAGGAGAgccag AGCACGGCGGGGGCGAGGTTGGGCTCGCAGCATCTCGCCcagctgctgagctgcctgcGGAGCTACATCCAGtgccccagccagcaccagctgTGCCAGGACCTCCTGGCACTGCAGAGCCAGCTGCGGGCAGAGGGGCTGAGCCTCCCCCACCTCCAGGCTCCCCTCTTCGCCTTCCAGGCAGCG GTGAGACGGGTGCTGCGCCAGCACCACATCAAACCCCACTGGGTGTTTGCGCTGGATGATGCCGTGAGCCAGGCGGTGCAGGCGGCTGTCCCCATGCTGGTGAGAG ACCTGGGACCAAAGGccagctgcctggcaggggaCAGCCCCAAGGACACGAGTGACGAGGATGACCCCGTGCCGCCGAGGCTGTCCATCCCCATGAGCCGACCCCAGCGGGGCAGCCCCAATTCAGGGCTCAGCACCAATTCGGGACTCAGCACCTGGGCAgaccccctgccctccctgcaggCATCCTCGGCGCTGGTGGCACAGCTCTGCCACCTCCGCATGGAGACGGGCAG gctgctccaggagctggCTGAGAAGGAGCAGGAGTGGCAGCAGCTGATGCAGCAGGTGCTTCTCTCCGGGGACGGTGACACCGCCATCCCCAGCCGGCCCCAGTGCGGTGGGGAGCATGGGGAGGCCCCCCTGGGGTGCTTCACCCCAGGGCAGCATTGCTCATCCCcaagcccccagccccccccgagATGGGCTGACCCCCTCCTCCTCGAGTGGCTGCAGCAGCACGGCACAGATGTGGCCACCACAGCCACG CTCCTTTCCCACAACTTCACCCTCCGGGACCTGCTGGGCTGTGCCACCCGTGACGACCTCTTCTACGTGGGCATCAG GCGCGGGCCGGCGTACCGCCTCTGGGCAGCCATCCTGGAGCATCGCCGGACCCTCACCCAGCgggagggggggacacccccaccccaagGCTGTGACACAGCCCCGGGGGACCCAGCCAGCAGAGCCCCGGGGCTGCCACCACAGCGGGGCTGGCAGGACAGTGACAGAGGGGACATCCCGGGAGCAGGTGGCTGCAGCGGCTCCAGCGCCACACCAGAGGAAGAAGTTGGGGTACAGCACCCAGAGCAATAA
- the SYTL1 gene encoding synaptotagmin-like protein 1, giving the protein MLASLVHARHAEPPWPQPPTSQHPPRPAPRGAPAVSPHPAMALELGAEALLDLSFLTEEERHAIAEVLRRDWQLRRREEGRISKLRKSVSDPARLRTLTGDWFCDARAQRHRHHLGSDLVRASIRRRRRPRGVGDPERGPSLGELEAIGEPLVEEKEDEDGVAEAEQSPPTEEATAEPQPSPAAPALEGTPVSQPLWHGDIPAREQDTPAQSGDTVGGNPFGTSSTEEDEEEPDSAHSGPNAGQGPGSPQMDQASLGRVSPQNGHVPPRSLLTTSSSVSSLSSSTLSGSLMSLYSEGELGSVAVRGCVQFSLRYDPAKKELQVHVLRCRELAEAKKQRSDPYIKTYLLPDKSNRSKRKTTVRKRSLDPIFNETLKYKLEKRDLQGRTLNLSVWHHDSLGRNLFLGEVEIALGTWDWANTSPEWFSLQPRMPISSDGLASRGNLNLALKFIPAGSEGGGLPPTGELHIWVKDAQSLIPLQSGTVDAFVQCYVLPDDSKASRQKTRVVKRSLNPLFNHTMVYDGFQAKDLAEACAEFTLWHHEAFSKRQLGGIRLSLGTGSSYGLPVGWMDSTAEERGVWGQLLQQPGQWVEALLPLRTNLVPRA; this is encoded by the exons ATGCTGGCATCGCTGGTGCATGCCCGGCACGCTGAGCCCCCCTGGCCGCAGCCCCCCACTTCTCAGCACCCACCTAGGCCAGCGCCCAGGGGTGCCCCCGCCGTGTCCCCTCACCCCGCCATGGCGCTGGAGCTGGGGGCTGAGGCGCTGCTGGACCTGAGCTTCCTGACGGAGGAGGAGCGGCACGCCATCGCCGAGGTCCTGCGCCGTGACTGGCAGCTCCGCCGGCGTGAGGAGGGGCGCATCAG CAAGCTCCGCAAATCGGTGTCGGACCCGGCGCGGCTGCGGACCCTCACCGGGGACTGGTTCTGCGACGCCCGCGCCCAGCGTCACCGGCACCACTTGGGCTCCGACCTCGTCCGCGCCTCCATCCGCCGCAGGAGGCGGCCCCGGG GAGTGGGGGACCCGGAGCGTGGCCCCAGCCTGGGCGAGCTGGAGGCCATCGGTGAGCCGCtggtggaggagaaggaggatgaggatggtgtgGCTGAGGCAGAGCAGAG CCCCCCTACGGAGGAGGCGACCGCAGAGCCCCAG cccagccccgcagccccggctctGGAGGGGACCCCAGTGTCACAGCCCCTGTGGCACGGTGACATCCCGGCGAGGGAGCAGGACACCCCAGCCCAGTCAG GTGACACAGTAGGTGGGAACCCCTTCGGCACATCCAGCacggaggaagatgaggaggagccTGACTCTGCACACAGCGGCCCCAATGCTgggcag GGGCCGGGGTCCCCCCAGATGGATCAGGCGTCGCTGGGCCGAGTGTCCCCACAGAACGGCCACGTACCCCCACGCAGCCTGCTGACCACCAGCTCCTCCGTGTCCAGCCTCAGCTCCTCCACG ctgagCGGCAGCCTGATGAGCCTGTACAGCGAAGGGGAGCTGGGCAGCGTGGCCGTGCGGGGCTGCGTCCAGTTCTCCCTCCGCTACGACCCGGCCAAGAAGGAGCTGCAGGTCCACGTGCTGCGGTGCCGCGAGCTGGCCGAGGCCAAGAAGCAGCGGTCGGACCC GTACATCAAGACGTACCTGCTGCCGGATAAGTCCAACCGCAGCAAGCGCAAGACCACGGTGCGGAAGAGGAGCTTGGATCCCATCTTCAATGAGACCCTCAAG tACAAGCTGGAGAAGAGGGACCTGCAGGGCCGGACCCTGAACCTCTCCGTGTGGCACCACGACAGCCTGGGCAGGAACCTTTTCTTAGGGGAGGTGGAGATCGCGCTGGGCACCTGGGACTGGGCCAACACGAGCCCCGAGTGGTTCAGCCTCCAGCCCCGG ATGCCCATCTCCTCGGACGGCCTCGCCAGCCGGGGCAACCTCAACTTGGCATTGAAGTTCATCCCCGCCGGCTCGGAAG GCGGGGGGCTGCCACCCACGGGTGAGCTGCACATCTGGGTGAAGGATGCTCAGAGCCTCATCCCCCTGCAGAGCGGCACCGTGGACGCCTTTGTGCAGTG CTACGTGCTGCCGGACGACAGCAAGGCGAGCCGGCAGAAGACGCGGGTGGTGAAGCGGAGCCTCAACCCCCTTTTTAACCACACCATGGTCTACGACGGCTTCCAGGCCAAGGACCTGGCCGAGGCCTGCGCCGAGTTCACCCTCTGGCACCATGAAGCCTTTTCCAAGCGCCAGCTGGGCGGCATCCGGCTCAGCCTAGGCAcag GGAGCAGCTACGGGCTGCCGGTGGGCTGGATGGACTCGACGGCGGAGGAgcggggggtgtgggggcaaCTCCTCCAGCAGCCCGGACAGTGGGTGGAAGCGCTGCTGCCCCTGCGGACAAACCTCGTCCCCCGGGCATAG